In Clostridium sporogenes, one genomic interval encodes:
- a CDS encoding molybdopterin biosynthesis protein, translating to MGQNIYLSNYEIKEALKLYFNKISIKKQKEFVNTEYSSGRITASPIYSNISSPFYNSSAMDGIAVNSEKTLGANEKNHIALEEEKDYIVVDTGDPIPREYDSVIMVEDLIKVDDKRVEIYKSIAPYENIRPLGEDIVEKSLIVPSYHKIRPVDISAMIAGGVNEVEVHKKPVVGIIPTGTELVEPGNNLKVGDIIDFNSRTFAAQVFEYGGIAKRYEIVKDNYEKIKATIKKAVKECDIVLVNAGSSAGREDYTAKVIEDLGKVYIHGVAIRPGKPVILGKIDNKPVIGIPGYPVSAYVIMENFVRPIVEKFAGKKPYKYKKIKATLSKRVMSSLKYVEFIRIKLGKVGEKIVATPLNRGAGATMSLVRADGILEVPQNVEGIEKGTEVDIKLLKDEEEINNTIVCIGSHDPIIDVIADLIHVKQGGYYLSSAHVGSMGGIMALKNGETHIAPIHLLDMESGEYNVSYIKKYIGNRPMALIKCVKRIQGIIVPKGNPNNITSIRDIRDKKLKFVNRQRGAGTRLLLDYNLKKLNISPREIQGYEREEYTHLQVAAAILNGDAHCGLGVYSAANMMGLDFIPVCSEEYDLAIFQEFLYMPSIKELINIIKAGKFKEKLEELGGYDYSEAGNIILL from the coding sequence ATGGGGCAAAATATTTATCTTTCAAATTATGAAATTAAAGAGGCATTAAAACTTTATTTTAATAAGATAAGCATAAAAAAACAAAAGGAATTTGTGAATACAGAATATTCAAGTGGTAGAATAACCGCATCACCTATATATTCTAATATATCTTCTCCTTTCTACAATTCTTCAGCTATGGATGGTATTGCAGTTAATAGCGAAAAAACATTAGGTGCAAATGAAAAGAATCATATAGCTTTAGAAGAAGAAAAGGATTATATAGTGGTGGATACGGGAGATCCTATACCTAGAGAGTATGATTCTGTGATAATGGTGGAGGATTTAATTAAAGTAGATGATAAAAGGGTGGAAATATATAAAAGTATAGCCCCTTATGAAAACATAAGACCTTTAGGAGAGGATATAGTGGAGAAATCCCTTATAGTTCCTTCCTATCATAAGATAAGACCTGTGGATATTTCAGCAATGATTGCTGGAGGAGTAAATGAAGTAGAAGTTCATAAAAAACCTGTGGTAGGTATAATTCCCACTGGCACAGAGCTTGTAGAACCAGGTAACAATTTAAAAGTAGGAGATATAATAGATTTTAATTCAAGAACCTTTGCAGCACAGGTCTTTGAGTATGGTGGTATTGCTAAAAGGTATGAAATAGTTAAAGATAATTATGAAAAAATTAAAGCTACTATAAAAAAAGCAGTGAAAGAATGTGATATAGTTCTTGTAAACGCTGGTTCTTCTGCAGGAAGAGAGGATTACACAGCTAAAGTTATAGAAGATTTAGGTAAGGTATATATACATGGAGTAGCTATAAGGCCAGGAAAACCGGTTATTTTAGGAAAGATAGATAATAAACCTGTTATAGGAATACCTGGATATCCTGTGTCAGCTTATGTTATTATGGAGAACTTTGTAAGACCTATTGTGGAAAAATTTGCAGGGAAAAAACCCTATAAATATAAAAAAATTAAAGCTACATTATCTAAAAGGGTTATGTCTTCACTAAAATATGTTGAATTTATTAGGATAAAATTAGGTAAAGTAGGAGAGAAAATAGTAGCTACACCCTTAAATAGAGGCGCAGGTGCTACCATGTCTCTTGTTAGAGCAGATGGAATACTTGAAGTTCCACAAAATGTGGAAGGTATAGAAAAAGGAACAGAGGTGGATATAAAACTTCTAAAGGATGAAGAGGAAATAAATAATACTATAGTTTGTATAGGAAGTCATGATCCTATAATAGATGTTATAGCAGATTTAATTCATGTAAAACAGGGTGGATATTATTTATCCTCTGCCCATGTAGGTAGTATGGGAGGAATAATGGCACTTAAAAATGGTGAAACCCATATAGCTCCTATACATCTTTTAGATATGGAAAGTGGAGAATATAATGTAAGCTACATTAAAAAATATATTGGTAATAGACCTATGGCTCTTATAAAGTGCGTAAAGAGAATTCAAGGAATTATAGTGCCTAAGGGAAATCCTAACAATATTACTTCTATTAGAGATATAAGAGATAAAAAATTGAAATTTGTAAATAGACAAAGGGGTGCAGGTACAAGACTTCTTCTTGATTATAATCTTAAAAAATTAAATATAAGCCCTAGAGAAATACAAGGATATGAAAGGGAAGAGTATACTCATTTACAAGTGGCTGCAGCTATTTTAAATGGAGATGCTCATTGTGGACTTGGAGTATATTCAGCAGCAAATATGATGGGGCTAGATTTTATACCAGTTTGCAGTGAAGAATATGATTTAGCAATCTTTCAAGAGTTTTTATATATGCCATCTATAAAAGAACTTATAAACATCATAAAAGCTGGTAAATTTAAAGAGAAATTAGAGGAGCTAGGTGGCTATGACTATAGTGAGGCAGGCAATATTATTTTACTATAA
- the moaA gene encoding GTP 3',8-cyclase MoaA encodes MLDKHGRKINYLRVSVTDRCNLRCVYCMPPEGIMKKEHDNIMRYEEIFNVVKEASLLGIDKIRFTGGEPLILKDIDKLIYNTSKISSIKDIAMTTNAILLEDRVEDLKKAGLKRVNISLDSLKEDRFKSITRGGDINKVFKSIEKSLSIGMRPIKINTVIMKGINDDEIGDFMNLTKEYPISVRFIELMPIGEGRKLYKDSYISSEEIISKNRDLIPVETDKSSTALLYKFKESKENIGFISPMSCKFCSGCNRVRLTAEGTLKPCLHSEKEVNLKNYVGNNQALLSKINEAIYNKPLEHHMIEEEKSKSKKMMYQIGG; translated from the coding sequence ATGTTAGACAAGCATGGAAGAAAAATTAACTATTTAAGAGTATCTGTAACAGATAGATGTAATTTAAGATGTGTTTATTGTATGCCTCCTGAAGGTATTATGAAAAAAGAACATGATAATATAATGAGATATGAAGAGATTTTTAATGTAGTTAAAGAAGCCTCTTTATTAGGAATAGATAAAATTAGATTTACAGGTGGAGAGCCTCTTATACTTAAAGATATAGATAAATTAATCTACAATACATCAAAAATAAGTTCCATTAAGGATATTGCTATGACTACCAATGCTATACTTTTAGAAGATAGAGTAGAGGATTTAAAGAAGGCTGGTCTTAAAAGGGTTAATATAAGTCTTGATTCTTTAAAAGAAGATAGATTTAAGAGCATTACAAGAGGTGGGGATATTAATAAAGTTTTTAAAAGCATCGAAAAATCTTTATCCATTGGTATGAGACCAATAAAAATTAATACAGTAATAATGAAGGGGATAAATGATGATGAAATAGGGGATTTTATGAATTTAACAAAGGAATATCCCATATCCGTAAGATTTATAGAACTTATGCCTATAGGAGAAGGTAGAAAATTATACAAAGATAGTTATATAAGTTCAGAAGAAATAATATCCAAGAATAGAGATCTTATACCTGTGGAAACTGATAAAAGTAGTACGGCTCTATTATATAAATTTAAAGAATCTAAAGAAAATATTGGGTTTATAAGCCCTATGAGTTGCAAATTTTGTAGCGGCTGTAATAGAGTAAGATTAACTGCAGAGGGTACATTGAAACCTTGCCTTCATTCTGAAAAGGAAGTAAATCTTAAAAACTATGTAGGAAATAACCAAGCACTTTTATCTAAGATAAATGAAGCTATTTATAATAAACCCTTAGAACATCATATGATAGAAGAAGAAAAAAGTAAAAGCAAAAAAATGATGTATCAGATTGGAGGCTAG
- the moaC gene encoding cyclic pyranopterin monophosphate synthase MoaC translates to MNLTHINKQGRAKMVDVGSKGDTKREAIAYGHINMKRETLNKIKEGTISKGDVLSVAQVAGIMAAKNTANIIPMCHPIMINGCDINFHFDFENNNIDITCSVKNTGKTGVEMEALTAVTVAALTIYDMCKAVDREMIISDVKLIKKDGGKSGLFQREES, encoded by the coding sequence ATGAATTTAACACATATAAATAAGCAAGGAAGAGCAAAAATGGTGGATGTAGGCAGTAAAGGTGATACAAAAAGAGAAGCCATTGCCTATGGGCATATAAATATGAAGAGAGAAACTTTAAATAAAATAAAAGAAGGTACTATATCAAAGGGAGATGTGCTATCTGTGGCTCAAGTAGCAGGTATTATGGCAGCAAAAAATACAGCTAATATTATACCCATGTGTCATCCCATAATGATAAATGGTTGTGACATAAATTTTCATTTTGATTTTGAAAACAATAATATAGATATAACATGTTCAGTAAAAAATACAGGGAAAACAGGAGTAGAAATGGAAGCTTTAACTGCAGTTACAGTAGCAGCTCTAACTATATATGATATGTGTAAAGCTGTAGACAGAGAAATGATAATATCAGATGTAAAACTTATCAAAAAAGATGGTGGAAAATCAGGATTATTTCAAAGGGAGGAATCATAA
- a CDS encoding MOSC domain-containing protein, whose amino-acid sequence MAKVIAVNISEKKGEIKHPIDKGLFKVDHGLVGDAHAGNWHRQVSLLGTESIDKMKKLGLQGLCTGKFAENITTEGLILYELPIGTKLKIGEVLMEVTQIGKECHAGCEIRNLIGDCIMPREGIFTKVLKEGFIKPNDEIEVLSKV is encoded by the coding sequence ATGGCAAAGGTAATAGCAGTTAATATAAGTGAAAAAAAAGGTGAGATAAAACATCCTATAGATAAAGGGTTATTTAAAGTGGATCACGGTCTTGTGGGAGATGCTCATGCTGGAAACTGGCATAGACAAGTAAGTCTTTTAGGTACAGAAAGTATAGATAAAATGAAAAAGTTAGGTCTTCAAGGACTATGTACAGGTAAATTTGCAGAAAATATAACTACAGAGGGCTTGATTTTGTATGAATTACCTATTGGGACTAAATTAAAAATAGGTGAGGTACTTATGGAGGTAACTCAAATAGGTAAGGAATGTCATGCAGGATGTGAAATAAGAAATCTTATAGGGGATTGCATAATGCCTAGGGAAGGTATTTTTACAAAAGTATTAAAGGAAGGCTTTATTAAACCCAATGATGAAATAGAGGTCTTATCTAAGGTATAA
- a CDS encoding sigma-54-dependent Fis family transcriptional regulator, which produces MKDDFVKEKFCVLKSHEKCNSLGISKDLVYSKKIIRGEELKRELNNNSELIIIATPFMNKLYQFVKGSNFFVILTDGDGCILNVIGDESILKEAFNVNMIPGAYMDEKNMGTNAMSMALSEKSPIQISGEEHYVKAYHRWTCSAAPIKDINGKIIGTLDLTGYSENVHSHTLGMVVAATNAIEKMIELNNYNRALQVSKKSIENVFNSIQRAILRVDLSGAIKTINNNAIELLGFNENDIKSMKMWDLIPDWSMVLDEIYDKGSFVDEDVYVHCLKNKLQLNLSAYPIYDSSMRIIEVTCLLSDIQKTRKLAGKILSGQAIYTFDKIIGKSKKLLSIIDYSKKIADSRSTILITGDSGTGKEVFAQSIHNYSDRKDKPFIAVNCGAIPRNLIESELFGYEEGAFTGAKRGGYRGKFENSHGGTIFLDEIGEMPLDMQIKLLRVIEEGVINRIGSSKQIPVNSRIIAATNKDLREEVEKGNFRKDLFYRINVLPVYLPALKERREDIPLLIYYFMNKTSKHLNKRKVEIPPVYMERLINYHWPGNIRELENIVELIINAESVEIINNINHHSSKEVRNKAKEETMVFNLEIVEKNHIKEVLNKFDGNVSSAAKALGIGRNTLYRKIEKYSLY; this is translated from the coding sequence ATGAAGGATGATTTTGTAAAAGAAAAATTTTGCGTGTTAAAGTCTCATGAAAAGTGTAATAGTTTAGGGATTAGTAAAGATTTAGTATACAGTAAAAAAATAATAAGAGGTGAAGAACTTAAAAGGGAACTAAATAATAATTCAGAGTTAATTATTATTGCTACACCTTTTATGAACAAGCTCTATCAATTTGTTAAAGGCTCTAACTTTTTCGTTATTCTTACAGATGGGGATGGTTGTATACTGAATGTCATAGGAGATGAAAGTATATTAAAGGAAGCTTTTAATGTAAACATGATTCCAGGAGCTTATATGGATGAAAAAAATATGGGGACAAACGCCATGAGTATGGCTTTAAGTGAAAAGTCTCCAATTCAGATATCTGGAGAGGAACACTACGTTAAAGCTTATCATAGATGGACTTGTTCTGCAGCTCCCATAAAAGATATTAATGGGAAAATAATTGGTACTCTTGATTTGACAGGATATAGTGAAAATGTACATTCTCATACCTTAGGAATGGTAGTGGCTGCAACTAATGCTATTGAAAAAATGATAGAATTAAATAATTATAATAGAGCTTTGCAAGTATCTAAAAAGAGTATTGAAAATGTGTTTAATTCTATACAAAGAGCTATATTAAGGGTGGATTTGTCAGGTGCAATAAAGACTATAAACAACAACGCTATAGAACTTTTAGGTTTTAATGAAAATGATATAAAAAGTATGAAGATGTGGGATTTAATACCTGACTGGTCTATGGTTTTAGATGAGATCTATGACAAAGGTAGTTTTGTAGATGAAGATGTATATGTACACTGTCTTAAAAATAAGCTTCAATTGAATTTAAGCGCCTATCCTATATATGATTCATCCATGAGAATTATTGAGGTAACCTGTTTACTTTCAGATATACAAAAAACTCGAAAACTTGCAGGGAAAATACTTAGTGGTCAAGCTATTTATACCTTTGATAAAATTATAGGTAAAAGCAAAAAGCTTCTTAGCATAATAGATTATTCAAAAAAAATTGCAGATAGCAGATCTACTATACTTATTACCGGTGATAGCGGAACGGGAAAGGAAGTTTTTGCACAGTCAATACACAACTATAGTGATAGAAAAGATAAGCCTTTTATAGCTGTTAATTGTGGAGCTATCCCAAGAAATTTAATTGAATCTGAACTTTTTGGATATGAAGAGGGAGCATTTACTGGAGCAAAAAGAGGAGGATATAGGGGAAAATTTGAAAATTCCCATGGTGGAACCATATTTCTTGATGAAATAGGGGAAATGCCTTTAGATATGCAGATAAAACTTTTAAGGGTTATAGAAGAGGGCGTTATAAATAGGATAGGAAGCTCTAAACAAATACCTGTAAATTCTAGAATAATAGCTGCCACTAATAAGGATTTAAGAGAAGAGGTAGAAAAGGGGAATTTTAGAAAGGATTTATTTTATAGAATAAATGTATTACCAGTATATTTACCAGCATTAAAAGAAAGACGAGAGGATATTCCACTTCTTATATATTATTTTATGAATAAAACATCTAAACATTTAAATAAAAGGAAGGTGGAAATACCACCTGTATATATGGAAAGGCTTATTAATTATCATTGGCCAGGTAATATAAGAGAACTAGAAAATATAGTAGAATTAATAATAAATGCAGAAAGTGTTGAAATTATTAATAATATAAACCATCATAGTAGCAAGGAAGTTAGAAATAAGGCAAAAGAAGAAACTATGGTGTTTAATCTTGAAATTGTGGAGAAAAACCATATTAAAGAGGTATTAAATAAGTTTGATGGTAATGTTTCTTCCGCTGCAAAGGCTCTTGGTATAGGAAGAAATACTCTTTATAGAAAAATAGAAAAATACTCACTGTACTAA
- a CDS encoding aldehyde ferredoxin oxidoreductase family protein, which translates to MYGYNGKILRIDLINRECTLEPLDEEKAKKFIGARGLGVKTLLEEIDPKIDPLSIENKLVIVTGPITGAPMPTSGRYMVVTKAPLTGTIAISNSGGKWGTELKNAGYDMIIVQGKSDVPVYVNIEDDKIEIKEANHLWGKTSLETTEILCNENNERAKVLCIGPAGEKLSLMAAIMNDIDRAAGRGGVGAVMGSKNLKAIVVKGSGKVKVFNEGEAKKVSLEKIKILREDPVAGGGLPTYGSAVLVNIINENGVHPVRNFQKSYTDEADKISGETLTEDCLVRKNPCYRCPIACGRWVKLDDGTECGGPEYETLWSFGSDCDVYDLNAINVANMLCNEYGLDTISAGATIAAAMELYEKGYIKDEDIKEDGLSLKWGDAEAVVGWTKKMALREGFGDKMADGSYRLCESYGVPEFSMTVKKQELPAYDPRGIQGHGITYAVNNRGGCHIKGYMISPEILGYPEKLDRFSLEGKAAYAKIFHDLTAVIDSLGLCIFTTFGLGVQDYVDMYNVVVGGKLHDAESIMEAGDRIWTLEKLFNLEAGIDSSYDTLPKRLLKEPIPEGPSKGCVHKLSELLPEYYAVRGWDKNGIPTEDTLKKLGLEEYIK; encoded by the coding sequence ATGTATGGTTATAATGGAAAGATTTTAAGAATTGATTTAATAAATAGAGAATGTACTTTGGAGCCTTTAGATGAAGAAAAGGCGAAAAAGTTTATAGGGGCTAGAGGCCTTGGGGTTAAGACTTTATTAGAAGAAATAGACCCTAAAATAGATCCATTATCTATTGAAAATAAACTTGTTATAGTTACAGGTCCTATTACTGGAGCTCCTATGCCAACCAGTGGTAGATATATGGTAGTAACGAAGGCTCCTTTAACTGGTACTATTGCAATATCAAACTCTGGTGGAAAATGGGGAACAGAACTTAAAAATGCAGGATATGATATGATAATAGTACAGGGTAAATCAGATGTACCTGTTTATGTAAACATAGAAGATGATAAAATAGAAATAAAAGAAGCAAATCATCTATGGGGTAAGACTTCATTAGAAACTACAGAAATTCTTTGTAATGAGAACAATGAAAGAGCAAAAGTACTATGTATAGGACCTGCAGGAGAAAAATTATCTCTTATGGCAGCTATTATGAATGATATAGATAGAGCAGCAGGAAGAGGTGGCGTTGGAGCTGTAATGGGTTCAAAGAATCTAAAAGCCATAGTAGTTAAAGGTTCTGGAAAAGTTAAAGTATTTAATGAAGGGGAAGCAAAAAAAGTATCCCTAGAAAAAATTAAAATATTAAGAGAAGATCCAGTTGCAGGTGGAGGATTACCTACTTATGGTTCTGCTGTACTTGTAAACATAATTAATGAAAATGGTGTACATCCCGTGAGAAATTTCCAAAAATCCTATACAGATGAGGCTGATAAAATAAGTGGAGAAACTCTTACAGAGGATTGTCTTGTAAGAAAAAATCCATGTTATAGATGTCCAATAGCCTGTGGTAGATGGGTAAAATTAGATGATGGTACAGAATGTGGAGGCCCAGAATATGAGACTTTATGGTCCTTTGGATCTGATTGTGACGTATATGATTTAAATGCTATTAATGTAGCTAATATGCTTTGTAATGAATATGGTCTCGATACAATTTCAGCAGGGGCTACCATTGCAGCAGCCATGGAGCTATATGAAAAAGGATATATAAAGGATGAAGATATAAAAGAGGATGGATTATCTTTAAAATGGGGAGATGCAGAGGCTGTTGTTGGATGGACAAAAAAGATGGCATTAAGGGAAGGCTTTGGAGATAAAATGGCAGATGGATCCTATAGATTATGTGAATCCTATGGTGTTCCAGAGTTTTCTATGACAGTTAAAAAGCAAGAATTACCAGCTTATGATCCAAGAGGAATTCAAGGACATGGTATAACTTATGCAGTTAATAATAGAGGTGGTTGTCATATAAAGGGCTATATGATAAGTCCAGAAATACTAGGATATCCAGAAAAACTTGACAGATTCTCTCTAGAAGGAAAGGCAGCCTATGCTAAAATATTCCACGACTTAACAGCTGTAATAGATTCTTTAGGATTGTGTATATTTACAACTTTTGGACTTGGCGTACAGGATTATGTAGATATGTATAATGTAGTTGTAGGTGGTAAGTTACATGATGCAGAGTCTATAATGGAAGCAGGAGATAGAATTTGGACATTAGAAAAGTTATTTAATTTAGAAGCTGGCATAGACAGTTCCTATGATACCCTTCCAAAAAGATTGCTTAAAGAACCTATTCCGGAGGGCCCTTCTAAGGGATGTGTTCATAAATTAAGTGAATTACTTCCAGAATATTATGCAGTAAGAGGATGGGACAAGAATGGCATACCAACAGAGGATACATTAAAAAAATTAGGTCTTGAAGAATATATAAAGTAG
- a CDS encoding MoaD/ThiS family protein, with amino-acid sequence MKIEVRLFAYFRAGRDKKYFMEINEENITPRYILEKLNIQVEEVAILLINGRDGKVDILLKDGDVVSLFPPVGGG; translated from the coding sequence TTGAAGATTGAAGTAAGATTATTTGCATATTTTAGAGCAGGAAGAGATAAAAAATATTTTATGGAAATAAATGAAGAAAATATAACCCCTAGGTATATACTTGAAAAATTAAATATTCAAGTAGAAGAAGTGGCTATATTACTTATTAATGGAAGAGATGGAAAGGTAGATATTTTATTAAAGGATGGAGATGTAGTATCTTTATTTCCACCAGTAGGAGGAGGATAG
- a CDS encoding HesA/MoeB/ThiF family protein, whose amino-acid sequence MARYDRNIKTLSLEENEKLKDFRVCVIGCGGLGGYIIEMLGRIGIGYITAVDGDTFSESNLNRQIISSDLNLGKNKAIEAKKRMKIVNDLIYVNPITAFINKDNVLDILKEHDIVIDAVDNIETRFLLQESCEKLRIPFIHGAIAGWYGQVTTIFPGDRTLDIIYKNKSKKGIEDVLGNPSFTPALVASIQVSEALKVLINRGEILRNKIFMIDLLYQDFYILNLEE is encoded by the coding sequence ATGGCTAGATACGATAGGAATATAAAAACTCTTTCTTTAGAAGAAAATGAAAAACTTAAAGATTTTAGAGTTTGCGTAATTGGATGTGGAGGATTAGGTGGATATATAATTGAAATGCTAGGAAGAATTGGAATAGGTTATATAACAGCAGTAGATGGTGATACTTTTAGTGAATCTAATTTAAATAGACAAATTATTAGTAGCGATTTAAATTTAGGAAAAAATAAGGCTATAGAAGCTAAAAAAAGAATGAAAATAGTTAATGATTTAATATATGTAAATCCTATTACAGCCTTTATAAATAAGGATAATGTATTAGATATTTTAAAAGAACATGATATAGTTATTGATGCTGTGGATAATATAGAAACTAGATTTTTATTACAAGAAAGTTGTGAGAAACTTAGAATACCATTTATTCATGGTGCTATTGCAGGCTGGTATGGACAAGTAACAACTATATTTCCGGGGGATAGAACACTGGATATTATTTATAAGAATAAAAGTAAAAAGGGCATAGAGGATGTTCTTGGAAATCCTTCTTTTACACCAGCTTTAGTGGCTTCTATACAAGTAAGTGAAGCGCTAAAAGTACTAATTAATAGAGGAGAAATTCTAAGAAATAAAATATTCATGATAGATCTACTGTACCAAGATTTCTATATATTGAATTTAGAAGAGTAG
- a CDS encoding MarR family winged helix-turn-helix transcriptional regulator codes for MNNTQLNEISQDLYDLLLNLQKKLFNPDELKKKFPLPPSHIKAIVYLKHNGNCSISKIAKDLLISKPNMTPIIDKLISENMVTRYTDPKDRRVIRVELTKEGVLFIKDQEKLIKALLAEKISNLSSEDLQYLSDHIIEIKNIILKIN; via the coding sequence ATGAATAATACTCAGCTTAATGAAATATCCCAAGATTTATATGATTTATTATTAAATTTACAAAAAAAGCTTTTTAATCCAGATGAGCTAAAGAAAAAATTTCCTCTACCTCCCTCCCATATAAAAGCTATTGTTTATCTTAAGCATAATGGCAATTGTTCTATTTCTAAAATTGCTAAGGATTTATTAATTTCTAAACCTAATATGACTCCTATCATTGATAAACTAATTTCTGAAAATATGGTTACTAGATATACTGATCCAAAGGATAGAAGAGTTATAAGAGTTGAATTAACAAAAGAAGGTGTTCTCTTTATAAAAGATCAAGAAAAATTAATAAAGGCTCTGCTAGCAGAAAAAATATCTAACCTTTCTTCTGAAGATTTACAATATCTTAGCGACCATATAATAGAAATAAAAAATATTATTTTAAAAATAAATTAA